A window of the Cutaneotrichosporon cavernicola HIS019 DNA, chromosome: 6 genome harbors these coding sequences:
- a CDS encoding uncharacterized protein (Acetyltransferase (GNAT) domain) gives MAYTNNYKAPSGEVETNCHLETKLEDYDFNFMFDVKQLRSDRVELRPFVPSLHAQPLLDGVKANPEIVHWLGLPADWTTLDDVCRWCESNGRRNPAMLRMAIYSAPLDRLDAPVEDYVFAGTASFLESNYENMMSEIGWICILKPFQRTHANTHMVGLMMHQILDTPEQGGWGLRRCQWKTNSLNMPSQAAALRMGYKYEGTLRAFVVLPPNREGAENGRPGVRGADRMQRDTWMASTVWQEWEAGVRQHVDKLMERR, from the exons ATGGCCTACACTAACAACTACAAGGCGCCgtcgggcgaggtcgagaccAACTGCCATCTCGAgaccaagctcgaggatTATGACTTCAACTTCATGTTCGACGTCAAGCAGCTTCGCTCGGACCGGGTCGAGCTCCGGCCGTTTGTG CCCTCACTGCacgcccaacccctcctcgacggcgtaAAAGCCAACCCTGAGATCGTGCACTGGCTCGGCCTCCCCGCCGACTGGACTaccctcgacgacgtctgTCGCTGGTGCGAGTCTAATGGACGTCGCAACCCCGCCATGCTCCGCATGGCCATCTACTCGGCCCCTCTGGACCGACTGGACGCGCCGGTAGAGGACTACGTGTTTGCCGGGACGGCGTCGTTCCTCGAGTCAAACTATGAGAACATGATGAGCGAGATTGGATGGATTTGTATCCTCAAGCCGTTCCAG cgaACGCACGCCAACACACACATGGTCGGGCTCATGATGCACCAGATCCTCGACACGCCCGAGCAGGGCGGCTGGGGTCTCCGCCGCTGCCAGTGGAAGACTAACAGCCTCAATATGCCGTCCCAAGCAGCCGCTCTGCGCATGGGCTACAAGTACGAGGGCACGCTGCGCGCATTCGTCGTCCTTCCCCCAAACCGCGAAGGCGCTGAGA atGGTCGCCCCGgcgtgcgcggcgcagacCGCATGCAGCGCGACACATGGATGGCGAGCACAGTATGGCAGGAGTGGGAGGCCGGCGTGCGCCAGcacgtcgacaagctcatGGAGCGTAGGTAG
- the IPL1 gene encoding uncharacterized protein (Kinase-like) — MENLSLNPRAAPSSPRSQPSASNRLPPLMKKYMNPHLVRPPNAGLESHSRAALQALADNATASSIPKKSPRKPTQHTAHGIHGPAHATSARSQAIATNPASRDGGRKMDLGTYDGGFERDVADVETVSGEAAKLLELQSASGTIPLSLAAFQIGRPLGKGKFGRVYLARTKAPPQFIVALKCLNKGEIVNGRVEKQVRREIEIQQNLRHPNILRLYGYFHDSKRIFLIIEFAARGELYKQLSKHGRFDEKRSSRYIAQMADALAYLHKKHVIHRDIKPENLLIGLKGELKIGDFGWSVHAPGDRRRTLCGTLDYLPPEMVEGKEHNAKVDLWALGVLAYEFLVGTPPFEDLNGSQATYRRIRNIDLHVPPHVSPEATDLIKRLLRYHPDDRLPLADVLQHPWIKRYEKSKKSLARPS; from the exons ATGGAGAACCTCTCCCTCAACCCGCGGGCTGCGCCATCCAGTCCCCGCTCCCAGCCCTCGGCTTCGAACCGTCTCCCACCCTTGATGAAGAAGTACATGAACCCTCACCTTGTGCGGCCGCCCAACGCGGGTCTCGAGAGCCACAGCCGCGCCGCTCTTCAGGCATTGGCCGATAACGCGACCGCCAGCTCGATCCCGAAGAAGTCACCGCGCAAGCCAACACAGCACACCGCCCATGGCATCCATGGGCCGGCACACGCTACTTCTGCGCGCTCCCAAGCTATCGCTACCAACCCGGCTTCAAGGGATGGCGGACGCAAGATGGACCTGGGAACGTATGATGGCGGGTTTGAGCGGGACGTCGCGGACGTGGAGACCGTTTccggcgaggcggccaagttGCTTGAGTTGCAATCGGCTAGCGG TACCATCCCCCTGTCGCTAGCCGCATTCCAGATCGGCCGACCgctcggcaagggcaagttCGGGCGAGTTTACCTTGCCCGCACCAAGGCGCCTCCGCAGTTCATCGTTGCTCTCAAGTGCTTGAACAAAGGAGAGATCGTCAACGGGCGCGTCGAGAAGCAGGTGCGCCGCGAAATCGAGATCCAGCAGAACCTCCGCCACCCCAACATCCTCCGACTGTACGGCTACTTTCACGACTCGAAGCgcatcttcctcatcatcgAGTTTGCGGCTAGAGGGGAATTGTACAAGCAGCTGAGCAAGCACGGCCGCTTTGACGAGAAACGTTCATCCCGCTACATTGCGCAGATGGCAGACGCGCTCGCATACTTGCACAAGAAGCACGTCATCCACCGAGACATCAAGCCGGAGAACCTGTTGATTGGTctcaagggcgagctcAAGATCGGTGACTTTGGATGGAGCGTGCACGCACCCGGTGACCGGCGGCGGACGCTGTGCGGCACGCTCGACTACCTCCCACCAGAGATggtcgagggcaaggagcaCAACGCCAAGGTTGACCTCTGGGCTCTCGGCGTGCTGGCGTACGAGTTCCTCGTTGGTACACCACCCTTTGAGGATTTGAACGGGAGCCAAGCGACGTACCGTCGTATTAGAAACATTGACTTACATGTACCGCCGCACGTCTCGCCAGAGGCCACCGATCTCATCAAGCGC CTCTTACGGTACCACCCCGACGACCGCCTACCACTTGCCGATGTGCTGCAGCATCCGTGGATCAAGAGATACGAAAAATCCAAGAAGTCACTTGCGCGCCCATCCTAA
- a CDS encoding uncharacterized protein (Putative lipopolysaccharide-modifying enzyme) — protein sequence MNSSPTRAGRTRSNTASQRLARGLIPSHPPEKAADEKRKKRPLSLSLSLSTHSSLSTSTSPPSPKRASFGAAPRHILGRLARARRLVLVPLLVVSLLYFYLYIYEWHQPYDYDPSYLSSYDYVASFFRRPEPPCAFISTVDAFARDLARMREEIGDVPLSHTQARSKGHTFSDTGHLLLSNNPNAPHPIPTLLTLGEEKWASLLAAQSQTLLEAVDEYQRRYGRAPPRGFDKWWDFARAHDVVLPDEYDGIHWDLAPFWALPKDELRRRLKAVEVMDDVFVLELRNGTVFVDIEESGLQWNGTESRARQTTEMLASIAEYLPDLRATFSIFDQPQIYLSWARRDSLVSLGQQGKRTSHLEEVDDGYVRLTRSCAPDSAFRTTPNATSGRSLIYDHTAASDICANPYLAPLHGLTIEPHEPDSYPRPHTQVLPLFSLAKTSLNSDILITPLDQFARPKKDWAWENKRDPRLYWRGSPTGISMMHKGVPWRDSHRWRLHLFANNATGERDVLVPRLTAGSSVGLHTERMDAIARSKWFFNMKLAGEPIQCDQADGTCDEMQEEISWAKFDPPAAARASKFLLDIDGNGWSARFRRLMASNAVVIKTGIFTEWFAPHLVPWFHYVPSKLDFSDLDTIMAFFTGTPGQRLAFDETARALGHNGKCFVQRMFRYADMQAYMLRLFLEYARVIAPDGVDMDLHLHLSDQAGDGDADMDTPEKRSRA from the exons ATGAACTCTTCACCGACCAGGGCGGGCCGCACGCGCTCCAACACGGCCTCGCAGCGCCTTGCGCGGGGCTTGATCCCCTCACATCCACCAGAGAAGGCAGCGGACGAAAAGCGAAAGAAACGACCTCTCAGCTTAAGCTTGTCGCTTTCAACACACTCGTCACTGTCGACAAGTACGAGCCCACCAAGCCCTAAACGCGCTAGCTTTGGCGCCGCACCTCGACATATCCTTGGTCGGTTGGCTCGTGCTCGGCGGCTGGTACTGGtcccgctcctcgtcgtctcccTCCTGTATTTCTACCTCTACATCTACGAATGGCACCAGCCATACGACTACGACCCATCATACCTCAGCTCCTACGACTACGTCGCATCGTTCTTTCGGCGTCCCGAACCGCCATGCGCCTTCATCTCGACGGTAGACGCGTTCGCGCGCGATCTCGCTCGTATGCGTGAAGAGATCGGCGATGTACCTCTATCACACACGCAGGCCCGCTCAAAAGGACACACGTTCTCCGATACGGGCCACCTCCTACTCTCGAATAACCCGAATGCGCCACATCCCATCCCGACGCTactcaccctcggcgaggagaagtGGGCgtctctcctcgccgcgcagaGCCAGACTCTACTCGAAGCTGTGGACGAGTATCAGCGCCGCTACGGCCGCGCTCCACCACGAGGCTTTGACAAGTGGTGGGACTTTGCGCGGGCTCACGACGTCGTACTGCCTGACGAGTACGATGGGATCCACTGGGACCTGGCGCCGTTCTGGGCTCTCCCGAAAGACGAACTGCGGAGGAGACTAaaggccgtcgaggtgATGGATGACGTGTTTGTCCTCGAACTCCGGAACGGGACTGTGTTTGTCGATATCGAGGAAAGTGGACTCCAGTGGAACGGTACCGAaagccgagcgcgccagACAACCGA GATGCTCGCCAGCATAGCGGAATACCTCCCAGACCTGCGCGCGACCTTTAGTATCTTTGACCAGCCGCAGATCTACCTCTCCTGGGCACGGCGCGACTCGCTCGTCTCCCTCGGCCAACAGGGAAAACGTACGAGCCACCTCGAAGAGGTTGACGATGGCTATGTGCGGCTCACGCGCAGCTGTGCACCCGACTCTGCATTCCGCACGACGCCGAATGCTACATCTGGCAGGTCGCTGATATATGACCACACTGCTGCCAGCGACATCTGCGCCAATCCCTACCTCGCGCCCCTCCACGGGCTGACAATAGAGCCACACGAACCGGACTCCTATCCCCGTCCCCACACACAGGTCTTAcccctcttctcccttGCCAAGACCAGCCTCAACTCAGACATCCTCATCACGCCACTCGACCAGTTCGCGCGTCCCAAAAAAGACTGGGCATGGGAGAACAAGCGCGACCCGCGCCTGTATTGGCGTGGCTCGCCGACCGGCATCTCGATGATGCACAAGGGTGTCCCATGGCGCGACTCGCACCGCTGGCGGCTGCACCTCTTCGCCAACAACGCGACGGGAGAGCGCGACGTGCTGGTTCCTCGGCTTACTGCTGGGTCCAGTGTCGGGTTACACACGGAGCGCATGGACGCGATCGCCAGGTCCAAGTGGTTCTTCAACATGAAGCTGGCTGGCGAGCCAATACAGTGCGACCAGGCCGACGGGACGTGCGATGAGATGCA ggaGGAAATCTCATGGGCCAAGTTTGATCCTCCGGCGGCTGCACGCGCATCAAagttcctcctcgacattgaTGGGAACGGGTGGAGCGCGCGCTTTCGGCGTCTCATGGCCAGCAACGCGGTCGTGATCAAGACGGGGATCTTCACCGAGTGGTTTGCGCCCCATCTCGTCCCGTGGTTCCACTACGTACCGTCCAAGCTCGATTTTTCCGACCTCGACACAATCATGGCCTTTTTCACGGGCACGCCGGGCCAGCGACTCGCGTTTGAcgaga